Part of the Rhodococcus sp. OK302 genome is shown below.
TTCTGTTGCGCTCACGTTCGAGGGCGCATCTCTGACCTACGCGGAATTCGACTCGCGGGTCAATCGCCTTGCTCGCCATTTGATCTCGATCGGTGTCGGCCCCGATGTACTCGTGGGATTGTCGATCCGACGATCGATCGATCTGCTGGTCGCTCTGTACGCGATCGTCAAGGCAGGTGGTGCGTACGTTCCGATCGATCCGGATCAGCCCACCGAACGCAACGAGTACGTACTCGAGACTGCCAATCCGACGTGCGTGCTCACCACGGATCGAGACGGCTTCCGATCTGATGGCACAGTTGTTGTCGCCGTTGACACCATCGACTTGTCCGGCTACTCGGATGCCCGGGTTTCGGACGGGGATCGGCACACACCGCTCCGACCGGACAACACCGCGTACGTGATTTTCACGTCGGGATCCACAGGCAAGCCGAAGGGTGTCGCAGTCACTCACCGGGCAATCGTCAACCGCTTGGTGTGGATGCAGGCAGAGTACGCACTCTGCGGTGCCGACGTCGTGTTGCAGAAGACTCCGTTCACGTTCGACGTGTCGGTCTGGGAGTTCTTCTGGCCGTTGCAGGTTGGTGCCCGCTTGGTTGTGGCTGCCGTAGACGGCCACCGAGAGCCGGCTTACCTGGCATCGGTGATCGCGGAACAAGGAGTCACCACAGCGCATTTCGTGCCGTCGATGCTCGAAGTCTTTGTTGCAGAACCTGCAGTTCGAGAAGCAGTCGCACTTCGCCAGGTATTTGCCTCCGGTGAAGCGTTGGCGCCGAACGTTGCGCAGGAACTCCGTCAACTCCTTCCCGAGGCTCGACTACACAATCTGTACGGACCCACCGAAGCTGCCGTCGACGTGACGTTCCACGAGGTTACCGACGCAGATTCCAGCTCGGTTCCGATTGGTGCGCCGGTCTGGAATACGCGCGTGCTCGTGCTGGATTCGAGATTGCGTCCGGTGCCCGTGGGTGTGGCGGGAGAGCTGTATCTGGCAGGTATCCAGCTTGCACGAGGATATGTCGGTCGACCGGATCTCACAGCTGATCGGTTTATTGCCGATCCCTACGGAACCACCGGTGATCGCCTGTACCGCACGGGAGACCTGGTGTGTTGGAACCCGACTGGGGAACTCGAGTACATCGGGCGAACCGACTTCCAGGTCAAGCTGCGCGGACTGCGGATCGAACTGGGCGAGATCGAGGCAGTGCTGCGTGATCAGTCGTCGATCGCGACTGCCGTGGTATCCGTGCGCAACGACCAGTTGGTTGCGTACGTGGTTGCGAAACACGACTCTGTCGTGGACTGGCAGCTTGTCGAAACCTCACTCGCTGCCAAGCTGCCTGGCTACATGGTGCCCACGACGCACGTGGTGCTCGAGACCTTCCCACTCAATGCATCCGGAAAACTGGATCGCAAGCAGTTGCCCGATCCGATTGCTACGATCGCAGCATTCCGGGCTCCGCGCACAATTGTCGAGGAAGCAGTCGCACGCGTTTTCGGTGATCTCCTGGACGTTGCGCACGTCGGACTCGATGACGACTTCTTCGCGCTCGGCGGCAACTCGCTCATCGCGACGCAGGTTGTCGCACGACTCGGCGAAGCGCTCGACGCGACCGTTCCGGTGCGTGCGCTCTTTGATGCGTCGACGGTGGAGTCTCTTGCTGCACTGATCGATTCGTCGGCCGGAAATGGTGCTCGCCCCCCACTGGTAGCGCAGGAACGACCCTCTCGGGTTCCGTTGTCGATTGCCCAGCAGCGGATGTGGTTCCTCAACCGCTTCGATGCGGCGTCCGGAGTGGACAACATCCCGGTGGCAATCCGGTTGACGGGCGAACTCAACATCCCCGCAATGCAGGCTGCTTTGCGCGACCTGTTCGATCGACACGAGATCCTGCGTACGGTGTACCCCGAGGTCGACGGCGTCGGGTACCAGAAGATCGTTGATGCTGATTCACTTGTCCCCGACCTTTCACCGGTATCCGTCGACGAGTCCGTGGTTCTCGATCACGTGACAAGTTTTGTGTTGCCAGGATTTGACGTGACGCGTGAATCTTCGGTTCGCGCAAGGCTGTTCGATCTGGGGGAGTCTCGATACGTACTCGTGTTCGTCGTGCATCACATCAGCGGTGACGGATTCTCGATGGGTCCGCTGGTGCGGGATGTTGTGGCAGCGTATGCAGCTCGGTCTCAGGGTGCGGTTCCCGACACTGCGCCACTCCCGGTGCAGTACGCCGATTTCGCCCTGTGGCAGAGGCAAGTTCTGGGCAGTGAAGACGATCCGACATCGGTGATCGCATCCCAGGTCGGATACTGGCGCGAGACACTGGCAGATCTTCCGAATCAGTTGGATCTGCCGACCGATCGCCCTCGACCTCGAGTTCTGTCGAATCGGGGTGCGGGGCATACCTTCACCATCGATTCCGAATTGCGCGCAGCTCTCGATCGCGTGGCACGGGAAAACAACGCCTCGCTGTTCATGGTGCTGCACGCTGCGTTTGCGGTTGTGTTGTCACGTCTGTCGGGCAGCCTCGATATCGTGATCGGAACGCCGGCAGCTGGTCGAGGTGAGCGTGCACTCGACGATCTGATCGGCATGTTCGTCAACACGCTGGTACTACGCACGACGGTAGATCCGCATGGGTCATTTGCCGAACTGGTGAAGGGCACGAGAGAAACTGATCTCGGTGCATTCAGTCACGCGGACGTTCCATTCGAGCGCCTGGTCGAGATTCTCAATCCCGAGCGGTCTCAGGCGCGGCATCCACTCTTCCAGGTTGGTTTGTCCTTTCAGAACTTGCAGCGCGCGAAAGTGCAGTTGGCGGAGCTCGAGGTATCCCAGTTCCCCCTCGCGGACCTGATGGCCAAAGTCGACCTGCAACTGACTCTCGTGGAAGCGACTGAAACGGGCAACGGTGGCTTGAACGCTGAGTTCACCTATGAGACGGATCTTTTCGACGATTCGATGGTGGCGTCGTTCGCGGAGCGGTTGGTGCGGGTGTTGTCGGCGGTGACGGAGGATTCGTCTCGTCCGGTGGGTGCGTTGGAGATACTTGACGGAGCGGAGTCCGCGCAGGTTCTTCAGTGGTCGCGAGGTGAGCGGATCCCGGCTGCGGGTGTTTCGATTCCGGCCTTGTTCGCCGAGCACGTGCTGAGCAGTCCAGATGCACCTGCTGTGGTGGCCGGTGATGTCGCGTTGTCGTACACGGATCTAGATGTGCGGTCGTCGGTGTTGGCGGCGGAGTTGGTTGCTGCCGGAGTCGGCGCTGACGATGTTGTGGGTGTGCTTGTTCCGCGGTCGTGGCAGTGGGTTGTCGCTCTCGTGGCGGTGTGGAAGGCGGGGGCGGCGTATCTGCCGATCGATCCGTCGTTGCCGGCGGAGCGTATCGAGGCCGTTCTTTCCGACACTGCGGCACGGTGTGTGGTGGCGATCGACGACGTTGCAGTGGTGGTGCCTGTTGTTCGGGTCGGCGATGTCGGTGATGTCGTGGATTCGACGGTTGTGCCGGGGTGGGTTGATCGTTGGGCGCAGTCGGGTGCGGGCCTGCGTGCTGGTTATGTGATTTCGACGTCGGGTTCTACGGGTCGTCCGAAGCCGACGATTGTCCCGATGGCGGGTATCACGAACACGGTTGCGTGGTATCGGTCGCAGATCCCGGCTGGTGCCGGCGTGTTGGTGGCGTCGTCGCCGAGTTTCGACCTGACGCAGAAGAATGTGTGGGGTCCGCTGTCGGGTGGCGGCTGTGTGTTCGTGGCGCCGGCAGGGTTCGATCCGTCGGAGATATTGAGTGTGGTGGCGGGTTCGGGTGTGAGGGTGGCGAATATGTCGCCGAGTGCGTTCGAAGCTGTGGTGGATGCGGACGTCGACGGGGTGTTGTCGAGTCTGGATGTGGTGTTCCTCGGTGGTGAGCCGATTCAGGTGGGTCGCCTTGAATCTGTGATGGGTTCGGGCGTCCGGATCGTCAACAGTTACGGTCCGACGGAGGCATCGGATGTGGTGTCGTTCCGTGAGGCGTCTGTCGGTGATGTAGCGGGTGTGCCGATTGGTTCACCGATTCCGAATATCGATTTGTTCGTGTTGGATTCGCGGTTGCAGGTGGTGCCTGCGGGTATTGTCGGCGAGTTGTATGTCGGTGGGGTGGGTGTGGGCCGTGGTTACGGCGCGCGGTTCGATCTGACGGCTGAGCGTTTTGTGGCGAATCCGTTCGGCAGCGGTTCTCGTCTGTATCGGACGGGCGACCTGGTTCGTTGGAACAGTGTCGGTGAGCTGGAGTATTTGGGTCGCACAGACTTTCAGGTGAAGGTTCGTGGTCTGCGTATCGAACTCGGAGAGATCGAGTCGGCGTTGGTGGCAGTGGATTCGGTTGCATCGGCTGTAGTGGTGGTCCACCGCGACGGAGTCGTAGGCGACCGCATCGTGGCTTACGTCGTTGGCGCCGAGCCGAACCTTGTAGCAGAGATCTTGAGAGAAGCTGTGGCGCAGCGTCTGCCGGATTACATGGTGCCGTCCGCGTTTGTCGTTCTCGAAGAGATCCCCCTCAATGCCAACGGCAAGGTCGATCGACGGGCATTGCCGGCGCCGGTGTTCGAGGTTGCACAGTATCGAGAGCCGCAGTCTGACGTGGAACACGCAGTGGCAGCGGTGTTTGCTGATCTGCTGGGCCTCGAACGCGTCGGCCTCGATGACGATTTCTTCGTACTTGGTGGCAACTCTTTGATTGCGACCCGTCTCGCAGCTCGACTCGGCCAGGCACTTGACACGACGGTTCCGGTTCGTGCGTTGTTCGACGCGACAACTGTCGAAGCGTTGGCGCAAGCAGTCGGCGCAACTGCGGGTTCTGGCCGGAGGAAGGCACTCGAGGCCCATCCGCGACCGGCGCGACTTCCGTTGTCGCTTGCGCAGCAACGCATGTGGCTTGTCAATCAGATGGATACTGCCGCAGCGACGTACAACATCCCGCTGGCGCTGCGATTGATGGGAGATCTCGACGTCGAGGCTTTGCAGTTGGCGTTCCGCGATGTCATTGCCCGTCATGAGTCGCTCCGGACGTTCTATCCCGGCGACGCCAGTGGACCCAGCCAACGGATTCTCGGAGTCGACGACGCTCCGAAAATTGCGGAACCCGTCATTGTCGGCGACATGGCCGAGATGTATTCACGGGTCGTCGATGTGATGTCGACGGGATTCGACGTGTCCACCGAGGTCCCGGTACGGATAGAACTACTGCGCTGCGGTACGGACGAATACGTCTTTGCCCTTGTTGCACACCACATCGCCGCTGACGGCGAATCGATGGCGCCCTTGGCGCGCGACATGATGATCGCCTACGAGGCCCGAACCCGGGGCAGTGTTCCGGCATGGACTCCGTTGACGGTGCAGTACGCGGACTTCGCACTCTGGCAACGTGACGTTGTGGGCACGGTTGACGACGAAGACAGTGTTGCCAGTGCACAACTCGATTTCTGGCGTTCCAAGCTTCGCGGGATGCCGGCACTGGCCGGGCTACCGACAGACCGACCACGGCCGAGTGTCGTGTCCCCGGCGGCCGGGGCCGTCGAGTTCGAGATCAGCGAACAGGTCCACGCCCGGTTGGTGGAGGTTGCTCGGGACCGGAATGCGACAGCCTTCATGGCATTGCACGCCGCGCTGGCCGTACTGATTGCCCGGGTGGGCGCTACTACCGACTTTGCGATCGGCACGGCAGTCGGCGGACGAGGCGAGCGTGCACTCGACGATCTGGTCGGAATGTTCGTCAACACGCTCGCGCTGCGGACCGAAGTGGACAGTGCCGCAAGTTTCGACGACCTTGTTGTCGCCGTACGTGATGTGGACCTGGAGGCTTTCGCGAAGGCCGATATCCCGTTCGAAGAAGTGTCCGAAGCCGTCGGCGCGCCTGCTGGTCTCTTCCAGATCATCTTGTCCTTGGAACCTGCTGCCGGAGCAGAGTTCTCGCTGCCCGGGCTGTCGATCAGCGCCGTCGATGCCGCGGTGGTGTCCACGAAGTTCGATCTGCAACTGACTTTGAACAGTTCGGCAGACGGATACGGACTGTCGGGTGTATGGCTCTACGCGACGGACCTGTTCGACAAGGCGACCGTCGAATCATTTGCGGAGCGTTTTGGTCGTATTCTCGAACAGGTCACCGACGATTCGTCGATTCGGGTCGGTGATATCGAATTGCTCACCGCTGCAGAGAAAGACGAGGCTCTCGGCGCGGGAATTCAGCGCAGTGTCTCGACAGCTCCGACGTCGGCGCTTCTGCCGCAATTGCTGTCATCGATCGTCGAGAGTGATCCCGAAGCGCCGGCAGTTGTCCTGGCCGGCGAGGAAATCGACTATGCGACAGTCGATTCACGGTCTTCGCAGCTGGCGCGTCAGCTGATCGAGGAGGGCACGGGGCCCGGACAACTCGTTGCGCCGGAAAAGCTGTCCGGAATCGACGCAGTCGTCGCGCAATGGGCGATCGTCAAGACCGGAGCCGCCACAGTCTTGGCGTCGGAAGCCATTCTGACCGTCACAGCGGAGACCGTCGCTCGCGCGGGCTCGCAACCCACCCGTCCGATCAGCTACGCCGACAGGCTGCGCCCGTTGACGTCCGACGACATCGCCTACCGAACCTCCGGTTGGGAGCTGACATACGGCGAACTCTCGGACACGTTGGCAAGAGTGCGCGCGAAATACGCCGTCGACGTCGAGTCGCGGGTGCTGACTGCAGCGTCCGACAGCGTTGCCTTGGCCGATGGGATTGCCTTGCCGATACTGCTGGCGGCATCAGCCGGCGCTGCGTGGGTAGATCCTCCGGTTGACCTCGAATCGCTCGAGGACGCGTTGGCCGACGATTGGGTGACACACGCGATTCTGTCCGAGGAGGCGGTTGCGCGAATCGACCGCAACGAACTTCCGGACCTCGAGCATGTCCTCGATGCGAACGACCCACGGGGCTGGTGAACTCTCGGCACTGTGAGTGGCAGAGCTCATAGACACTCGCAGTGCCGACTGTCGGCGAGGCCCCCGGCTGTAACAATGACTGCGGGTTGCCGATGAGCTGTGGGGAGCCGGTACAGGCCTGCAAGCAAGTGGAAACAAGAATTACGTGAAGGTGAGTTGTCTGATGGCGCCAGGGGTCGACGTATCTGCAGATCGATCACAGGACGTGATCGCATGAGCGCCGACGACGTAGCAGCAGTCGACATGACACCCGGGAAGGCACGAGGAAGCCGCAAGCCTCGTCCCGCCCGCACACGACGGGTGCGAGTGCCGCTGCTACCTCAACTGCTGGCAGCTGCCGTCGACATCGATCCGGCTGCGGTCGCCATCCGCTTCGACGGACGGTCCGTCACCTACGCCGAGCTGGACGCGACGTCGTCGCAGCTTGCTCGCCTGCTCATCACGCACGGGGTGGGCCCGGAGGATCGTGTCGCGATTTCCATCCCACGGTCTGTCGAGTCGGTGTGCGCCGTGTGGGCCGTCGCGAAGGCGGGTGCGGCGTTTGTGCCCGTGGACCCGAACTATCCGGCCGATCGAGTCCTCCACATGATTTCCGATTCGGGTGCCTCGATCGGTCTGACGGTGGCGGCCGTCGCCGGCGAATTGCCGTCGAGCTTGCCGTGGTGGGAACTCGACAGCGCGGAGTACGTGGCTCTCGCATCTGATGTCCCGGCTGAACCCGTGTCGTACACCGAACGCGTCGGAACCTTGCGCCCAGAACACCCGGCGTACGTGATCTACACCTCAGGCTCAACGGGACGGCCCAAGGGCGTCATCGTCACACACGGCGGTCTCGCAGACCTCTGCGCCGAGCAAGTTGAACGCTACGGTCTGACAGCCACTTCTCGCACTTTGCACTTTGCGTCTCCGAGCTTCGACGCTTCCGTGCTGGAATTGCTCCTCGCCTTCGGCGGCGGTTCGACGATGGTGATCGCTCGTCCCGATGTCTACGGCGGAGACGAACTGGCTGAACTCCTTGTGGGGGAACAGGTCACACATGCATTCATGACTCCGGCCGCGCTCGGATCTCTTTCGGCAGAAGACGGTTTCGAGAATATCGAGGTCGTTGTTGTCGGCGGCGAAGCGTGTTCACCCGCTCTGGTGGCGCGTTGGGCGCCCGGCCGCAAGTTCTTCAACGCGTACGGCCCGACCGAAGCCACTGTTGCCACCTCGATCGCCGAACTCACCGGCGAGGGCCCGGTGACTATCGGAGGCCCCGTCCGCGGCGTCGGACTGTACGTTCTGGACGCCCGGTTGCAGCCGGTCGCCACCGGCACTGCCGGTGAACTATATGTGTCGGGAGCACACCTGGCACGCGGGTACAACGGCTTGTCCGGGACTACCGCAGCATGTTTTGTCGCGAACCCGTTCGGAACCGGCGGTGAGCGCCTGTACCGCACCGGAGATACCGTGCGTTGGATTCGGACCGACGACGGCGAGCGTGACCTCGAATACCTCGGCCGAGCCGACTCCCAGGTCAAGATCCGTGGTTTCCGCATCGAGCTCGGCGAAATCGACGCTGTTCTCGCCGCAGTGCCCGGCGTGGATTTTGTAGCGACACTGATCAGGACCGGGCCGACGGGCGAGCCCGCGTTGGTGTCGTATGCGAAGGCCAAAGCCGGAGTCGGCCTCGACCCCGACGCGTTGCTCGTCAGTGCACGGGCTGCACTGCCGCGGCACATGGTTCCGGCATCGATCGTGATGATCGCGGAGATTCCGCTGACCCCGGTCGGCAAGCTCGACGTCGACGCATTGCCCGCTCCGCAGTTCGAATCCCGCTCGTACCGAGCACCATCCACGCCTGCGCAGATACTGGTCGCCGACGCAATCGCTGACCTGCTCGGGCTCGAGCAAGTCGGAGCCGACGACGATTTCTTCGAGTTGGGCGGCAACTCCCTGATCGCAGCCAAACTGGCAGGTCGACTCGGCGCAGCATTCGAGACGCGCGTGCAGGTGAAGACTCTGTTCGAGGCATCGACTGTCGAAGCGCTGGCAGCACGTATCGAATCCTCGACAGACTCGGCCGGACATGTTGCGCTGCAACCGATGACACGTCCCGAGCGGGTTCCGCTTTCGTTGCCGCAGAAACGTATGTGGTTCCTCAGCCAGTTCGACGCGGAATCGGCGGTCAATAATATTCCGATCGTTCTGAGGCTGACCGGCGAACTCGACGTGAGTGCACTCCGTAGTGCGGTGGACGACGTCGTTGCGCGGCACGAGGTGCTCCGTACCTTGTACCCGGCTTTCGACGGTATCGGTTATCAGGAAATCCACGAGGCGTCGACTGCCGACATCGACGTGGTGCCCCAGGATCTCGACGAATCCGCACTGCTCGCAACGTTGCTGCCATTGGTCACAACAGGATTCGATGTCGCGACGGCCGTTCCGCTACGAGTTCGACTCTTCCGTACCAGCCCAACCGAATTCGTGCTGGCGATGGTGGTTCATCACATCTCCGCGGACGGTGTGTCGGTTGGTCCGTTGGTGCGTGACGTCGCGGTGGCGTATCTCGCCCGGGTGAGTGGTGAGGCGCCGGCGTGGTCTCCGCTTGCTGTTCAGTACGCGGACTTCGCGTTGTGGCAGCAGCAGGTTCTCGGTGACGATTCCGATCCGGCGTCGCTGATGTCCGAGCAATTGCGTTACTGGAGTGAGAATCTCGCGGGTCTGCCGGAGAAGATCGACGTGCCGTCGGATTGGCCGCGTCCGGCTGTGGCGTCGACGCGTGGTGGCGTGCACCGGTTCGAGATCGATGGTGAACTGCATCGTTCGCTCGAGCAATTAGCGCTGGATCGCAATGTTTCGCTGTTCATGGTTGTGCATTCTGCGCTCGCGGTGTTGCTGGCACGGCTGGCGTCGACGGATGACGTGGTGATCGGTTCGCCGATTTCCGGTCGCGGTGAGCCTGCGCTCGACGATGTGATCGGGATGTTCGTCAATACGTTGGTGTTGCGTACGTCGATAACTCCGGATACGTCTTTCGCGGCGTTGCTCGAGCAGGTTCGGGAGACTGATCTCAGCGCATTCGCGAACGCGGACTTGCCTTTCGAGCGTTTGGTCGAGGTTCTGGACCCGGCGCGTTCGCAGGCGCATCATCCGCTGTTTCAGGTGGCACTGTTTTTCCAGAATATGGCCGGTGAGGCTTTGGAACTGCCAGGGCTGCGGGTCTCGGAATTTGATGCCGGAATCGACATCGCGAAGTTCGATCTTCAGTTGACAGCATCGCCGATCGAGGATGAGGCCGGCGTTGGCACCGGTATCGCGATGTCCTGGTTGTATGCGACAGACCTTTTCGATGCCGAAACTGCGGTGGCGTTTGCCGATCGGTTGACTCGCATTCTCCGCGCGATGGTAGCCGACACGAACTCTGCTGTCGGCGACGTGGAACTGCTGTCCACCAATGACTTCCAGAGTATCGTCCGGGATTTCAACGACACTGCTCAGGTGACGGTGGGTGGGTTGTTGTTGGATGGTTTCGATTCGGTGGTGGCGGTGTCGCCGGGTGCGCGGGCGGTGGTGTTCGGCGGTGAGGTGCTGTCGTATGCGGAGTTCGATGTCAAGGTGAACAGGCTTGCCCGGTATCTGATCGGGTTGGGGGTGGGTCCGGAGTCGTTGGTGGGGTTGGCGGTTCGTCGGTCGACGGATTTGTTGGTGGGGTTGTATGCGATTGTGCGTGCGGGTGGGGCGTGGGTGCCCCTGGATCCTGATGCGCCGTCGGCTCGTAACGAGTATGTGTTGGAGACGGCTGATCCGGTGTGTGTGGTGTCGACGGAGCGTGATGGTTTCGCGGCGTCGGGTCGTCGGGTTGTGTGTGTGGATGTTGTTGATGTGTCTGGTTTTTCGGGTGCGCGGGTGTTGGATGTGGATCGGTTGGGGCCGTTGCGTTCGGGGAATGCGGCGTATGTGATTTTCACGTCGGGGTCGACGGGTCGTCCGAAGGGTGTGGCTGTTTCGCATGGGGCGATTGTGAATCAGTTGGAGTGGATGCAGGCGGAATATGCTTTGACGCCTGCGGATGTGTATTTGCAGAAGACGGCGACGACGTTCGATGTGTCGTTGTGGGGGTTTTTCATGCCGTTGCGGGTGGGGGCGACGTTGGTGGTTGCTGCTGCTGATGGTCATCGGGATCCGGGGTATTTGGCGTCGGTGATTGATGAGCAGGGTGTGTCGGTGACGGATTTCGTTCCGACGATGTTGTCGACGTTTTCGTCGTTGGTGGATCCGGGGTTGTTGGGTTCGTTGCGTGATGTGTTGGTGATTGGTGAGGCGTTGCCGGTGGAGGCGGTGCGGGAGTTTGCTGCGGTGTCGTCGGCGCGGGTTCATAATTTGTATGGTCCGACGGAGGCGGCGGTGTCGTTTACGTTTGCGGATGTGACGGCGGTGGGGTCGTCGGGCAGTGTGGTGTCGATTGGTGTGCCGGAGTGGAATTGCCGGGTGTTTGTGTTGGATTCGCGTTTGCGGCCGGTGCCGGTGGGTGTTGCGGGTGAGTTGTATTTGGTGGGGGTGCAGTTGGCTCGGGGGTATGTGGGTCGGCCGGATTTGAGTGCGGATCGGTTTGTGGCGTCTCCGTTCGGGTTGGGGGAGCGGATGTATCGGACGGGTGATTTGGTTCGCTGGAACGCATCTGGTGACATCGAGTACATCGGTCGTACTGATTTTCAGGTGAAGTTTCGTGGTCAGCGGATTGAGTTGGGGGAGATTGAGGCTGCGTTGTCGGCGCATGGGTCGGTGTTGTCGGCTGCGGTGTTGGTGCGTGGCAGTGTGACGGGTGATCAGTTGGTGGGGTATGTGGTGCCGGCTGTGGGTGCGTCGGTTGATGTGTCGGTGTTGCGGGGGTTTGTGGGGGAGCGGGTGCCGGGTTATATGGTTCCGGCGGCTGTGGTGGTGTTGGATGCTTTTCCGTTGAATTCGTCGGGGAAGTTGGATCGGGGGTTGTTGCCGGAGCCGGTGTTTGAGGCTCGGGTGTTTCGGGCTCCGGTGTCGGTGGTGGAGTTGGTGGTGGCGTCGGCGTTTGTGGGTGTGTTGGGTGTTGATCGGGTGGGGTTGGATGATGATTTCTTTGCGTTGGGCGGCAACTCGCTGATCGCAATGAAGCTGGCGTCCGAACTGACCGAAGCATTGGGTACCTCCGTACCCGTGCGCATGCTCTTCGGTGCGTCCAACGTCGAATCCCTTTCTGCGCGAATAGAAGCTGCGCGTCGAGATGGTTCGAGCACGCCGGCGAATCATGCAATCGACGTGCTGTTGCCGATCAGAGAAACTGGATCTGCGGCGCCGATGTTCTTCATTCACCCGATGAGCGGCTTGGCCTGGAAGGCATCAGGGTTGGTTCCCTACCTCGACGCCCAGTCTCCCGTTTACGGATTGCAAGCGCCGGTCATGGCGGAGGCATGGCAACTTCCGACGTCGGTTGACGCCTTGGCTCAGCGCTACGTCCAGGAAATGTTGAGCGTGAACCCGAGCGGTCCGTTCCGCATCGTCGGATACTCACTCGGCGGGTACATCGGGCATGCCTGCGCAGTCCTCCTGCGCTCCAAGGGATTCGACGTGAAGTTGGCGATGATCGACCCTCGTGGCACTGCCGAAGTCGGGGAAACTCAAGCCGGGGACAACGTCGCTGAACTGGCAGCAGGGTGGGGAGTCGATGTCGGAGACGCAATTGACCTCGGTGCGCTTGGCCGGGACGAGATCCTCGGACTCGGTCGGTCACTCGATTCCCTGTCGTTCCTCACCGGCGATCAACTCGGATCTCTGTATGATTTTGCAACCTCTGCCGCCTCGATGATCGAAGCTTACGAGCCCAGCGTCTTCGACGGTGATGCGTTGGTTCTGAGCGCCACCGTGGGAGTCGGAAGTAGTCCGGAACTGTCCGAGATTTGGCAGCCTGCCATCGGTGGCAGCCTGACGGAAGTGTCGGTGGACGCTTCGCATCACTCGATGATGGACCCCGATCAGCTCGAGTTGATCGGACCTCGCTTGGCGGCGTATTTCAGGAGTTGATCGGAACGTCGGAGGACGTCGGCACAAATCTGAACGAGAAGCCGACGTTCTTCGTGTTCGTCGGGTCAGGTCCGAGTCCGGGCTGGGTAACCACGGACGTCGGTATCTGCCTTGCGTTTCGGCTCAAGGGGGGAGCATCCTGCCAAAAGGGCTGAGCAGCTTGCAGTTCCAGCGCAATCTGAATGAGGCCGGCTTCGTCCCACACACGACCACCGAGTTGGATACCGAAGGGAAGTCCGGTCTCCTTCGACCTTCCGGCCGGCGTCGTGACAACCGGCGCGCCGGTGTAGTTGGCCCACGAGACATCGGCAGTGACACTCTCGAACAGCGAGATGCCCGCGGACTCGGAACGCTTGCTGCCGTCCACCCTGGCACCGGGTACGAGAATGGCGTCGAGGTTGTGTTCGGACAGCATGCGGTTGTATTCGTGTTGGTAGCGAAGTCTGTTGTGAGCCAACACCATGAAGTCGGCGACCGGAACAGCCATCGATGCAATTGCGGCTCCGACGAACAGTGCCCGCTCCGGCCTGTACAGTCCGATCCGGTCGGAGAACTGCTGGTGATAATTTCCGGCCTCGGCCATGTCTCCGG
Proteins encoded:
- a CDS encoding non-ribosomal peptide synthetase encodes the protein MSADDVAAVDMTPGKARGSRKPRPARTRRVRVPLLPQLLAAAVDIDPAAVAIRFDGRSVTYAELDATSSQLARLLITHGVGPEDRVAISIPRSVESVCAVWAVAKAGAAFVPVDPNYPADRVLHMISDSGASIGLTVAAVAGELPSSLPWWELDSAEYVALASDVPAEPVSYTERVGTLRPEHPAYVIYTSGSTGRPKGVIVTHGGLADLCAEQVERYGLTATSRTLHFASPSFDASVLELLLAFGGGSTMVIARPDVYGGDELAELLVGEQVTHAFMTPAALGSLSAEDGFENIEVVVVGGEACSPALVARWAPGRKFFNAYGPTEATVATSIAELTGEGPVTIGGPVRGVGLYVLDARLQPVATGTAGELYVSGAHLARGYNGLSGTTAACFVANPFGTGGERLYRTGDTVRWIRTDDGERDLEYLGRADSQVKIRGFRIELGEIDAVLAAVPGVDFVATLIRTGPTGEPALVSYAKAKAGVGLDPDALLVSARAALPRHMVPASIVMIAEIPLTPVGKLDVDALPAPQFESRSYRAPSTPAQILVADAIADLLGLEQVGADDDFFELGGNSLIAAKLAGRLGAAFETRVQVKTLFEASTVEALAARIESSTDSAGHVALQPMTRPERVPLSLPQKRMWFLSQFDAESAVNNIPIVLRLTGELDVSALRSAVDDVVARHEVLRTLYPAFDGIGYQEIHEASTADIDVVPQDLDESALLATLLPLVTTGFDVATAVPLRVRLFRTSPTEFVLAMVVHHISADGVSVGPLVRDVAVAYLARVSGEAPAWSPLAVQYADFALWQQQVLGDDSDPASLMSEQLRYWSENLAGLPEKIDVPSDWPRPAVASTRGGVHRFEIDGELHRSLEQLALDRNVSLFMVVHSALAVLLARLASTDDVVIGSPISGRGEPALDDVIGMFVNTLVLRTSITPDTSFAALLEQVRETDLSAFANADLPFERLVEVLDPARSQAHHPLFQVALFFQNMAGEALELPGLRVSEFDAGIDIAKFDLQLTASPIEDEAGVGTGIAMSWLYATDLFDAETAVAFADRLTRILRAMVADTNSAVGDVELLSTNDFQSIVRDFNDTAQVTVGGLLLDGFDSVVAVSPGARAVVFGGEVLSYAEFDVKVNRLARYLIGLGVGPESLVGLAVRRSTDLLVGLYAIVRAGGAWVPLDPDAPSARNEYVLETADPVCVVSTERDGFAASGRRVVCVDVVDVSGFSGARVLDVDRLGPLRSGNAAYVIFTSGSTGRPKGVAVSHGAIVNQLEWMQAEYALTPADVYLQKTATTFDVSLWGFFMPLRVGATLVVAAADGHRDPGYLASVIDEQGVSVTDFVPTMLSTFSSLVDPGLLGSLRDVLVIGEALPVEAVREFAAVSSARVHNLYGPTEAAVSFTFADVTAVGSSGSVVSIGVPEWNCRVFVLDSRLRPVPVGVAGELYLVGVQLARGYVGRPDLSADRFVASPFGLGERMYRTGDLVRWNASGDIEYIGRTDFQVKFRGQRIELGEIEAALSAHGSVLSAAVLVRGSVTGDQLVGYVVPAVGASVDVSVLRGFVGERVPGYMVPAAVVVLDAFPLNSSGKLDRGLLPEPVFEARVFRAPVSVVELVVASAFVGVLGVDRVGLDDDFFALGGNSLIAMKLASELTEALGTSVPVRMLFGASNVESLSARIEAARRDGSSTPANHAIDVLLPIRETGSAAPMFFIHPMSGLAWKASGLVPYLDAQSPVYGLQAPVMAEAWQLPTSVDALAQRYVQEMLSVNPSGPFRIVGYSLGGYIGHACAVLLRSKGFDVKLAMIDPRGTAEVGETQAGDNVAELAAGWGVDVGDAIDLGALGRDEILGLGRSLDSLSFLTGDQLGSLYDFATSAASMIEAYEPSVFDGDALVLSATVGVGSSPELSEIWQPAIGGSLTEVSVDASHHSMMDPDQLELIGPRLAAYFRS